From one Fimbriimonadaceae bacterium genomic stretch:
- a CDS encoding PEP-CTERM sorting domain-containing protein (PEP-CTERM proteins occur, often in large numbers, in the proteomes of bacteria that also encode an exosortase, a predicted intramembrane cysteine proteinase. The presence of a PEP-CTERM domain at a protein's C-terminus predicts cleavage within the sorting domain, followed by covalent anchoring to some some component of the (usually Gram-negative) cell surface. Many PEP-CTERM proteins exhibit an unusual sequence composition that includes large numbers of potential glycosylation sites. Expression of one such protein has been shown restore the ability of a bacterium to form floc, a type of biofilm.), with product MRRFVTLAIGAVLVAPASAFVYSADDGVAEANYGNANGGSMMWLNHFTVQPGGTVINQVLGAFGNVPNGAAVTAHLWSDPNGDGNPIDAVSLASGSSVTANALTNTFNAFTIPTIVRPVGTSFFVGFRMSFAAGMTPARVDMTVPHGQSWMVVGNSPNNLSGAVAYDGNWLIRANAVPEPTSVIALAAGAAALLRRRRKA from the coding sequence ATGCGAAGATTCGTTACGTTGGCCATCGGAGCGGTGCTCGTCGCGCCCGCTTCGGCATTTGTGTACTCGGCGGACGACGGCGTTGCGGAAGCGAACTACGGCAACGCGAACGGCGGTTCGATGATGTGGCTCAACCACTTCACCGTCCAACCAGGCGGCACGGTCATCAACCAGGTTTTGGGTGCCTTCGGCAACGTCCCGAACGGGGCGGCCGTCACGGCGCACCTCTGGTCGGACCCGAACGGCGACGGCAATCCCATCGACGCGGTGTCGTTGGCTTCGGGCTCCTCGGTGACGGCGAACGCGCTGACCAACACGTTCAACGCCTTCACGATCCCGACGATCGTGCGCCCGGTGGGCACCTCGTTCTTCGTCGGGTTCCGAATGTCGTTCGCTGCGGGGATGACTCCCGCCCGCGTGGACATGACGGTTCCGCACGGCCAGAGCTGGATGGTGGTGGGCAACAGCCCGAACAACCTCTCGGGCGCCGTCGCCTACGACGGGAACTGGCTCATCCGAGCCAACGCGGTTCCCGAGCCGACGAGCGTGATCGCGCTTGCGGCAGGCGCCGCAGCGCTCCTTCGCCGACGCAGAAAAGCCTGA
- the groES gene encoding co-chaperone GroES, whose amino-acid sequence MAKLKPLGDKVVVQVLEQDEKTASGLYLPDTAKKKPQEGKVVAVGTGRVLDNGDRNKLTVKTGDRVLFSKYGGNEVTLDGEEYTILDEDQIYAVLN is encoded by the coding sequence ATGGCCAAACTGAAACCGCTCGGCGACAAGGTCGTCGTGCAGGTCCTGGAGCAAGACGAGAAGACTGCTTCGGGACTGTATCTGCCGGACACCGCGAAGAAGAAGCCCCAGGAGGGGAAGGTGGTTGCGGTAGGAACCGGTCGCGTGCTCGACAACGGCGACCGCAACAAGCTCACCGTCAAGACCGGCGACCGCGTGCTGTTCAGCAAGTACGGCGGCAACGAGGTCACCCTCGACGGCGAGGAGTACACGATCCTCGACGAAGACCAGATTTACGCGGTGCTGAACTAG
- the groL gene encoding chaperonin GroEL (60 kDa chaperone family; promotes refolding of misfolded polypeptides especially under stressful conditions; forms two stacked rings of heptamers to form a barrel-shaped 14mer; ends can be capped by GroES; misfolded proteins enter the barrel where they are refolded when GroES binds) codes for MPAKQLLYDENARRALERGVDKVANAVKVTLGPKGRNVVLDKKWGSPTITKDGVTVAKEIELEDPYENMGAQLCKEVASKTNDVAGDGTTTATVLAQSIVGEGLRYVAAGGNPIAVKRGIDHAVEAVVAEIKKAAKPIKDKEQVEFVATIAGNDNEIGKHVAEAMDKVGKDGVITVEESKGRDTNLEVVEGMQFDRGYVSPYFVTDPERMEAVLENPLILLHEKKISNAQELIAFLEKAAATRRPILLIAEDIEGDALATIVLNKIRGVLQVCAVKAPGFGDRRKAMLEDIATLTNGKFISEDLGTKLDNVAIDMLGTAKKVIVTKEETTIIEGAGSKADVMGRIGMIKAQIEKTDSNYDREKLQERLAKLSGGVAVIKVGASTETELKEKKHRYEDALSATRAAVEEGIVPGGGVTLLAAAKALGAMKAEGDEATGIAIVRRALEEPLRQIAENAGLEGSVIVEKVKGAKPGFGLNAATGEIVDMVKAGIVDPAKVTRSTIQNAASIAGLVLTTEALVVEKPESKKAAPAMPGGGGMDGMDF; via the coding sequence ATGCCAGCCAAACAGCTTTTGTACGATGAGAATGCGCGTCGCGCCCTCGAGCGCGGCGTGGACAAGGTCGCGAACGCGGTCAAGGTGACGCTCGGTCCGAAGGGCCGCAACGTCGTGCTCGACAAGAAGTGGGGAAGCCCCACGATCACCAAGGACGGCGTGACGGTCGCCAAGGAGATCGAGCTCGAGGATCCCTACGAGAACATGGGCGCGCAGCTCTGCAAGGAGGTCGCGTCGAAGACGAACGACGTGGCGGGCGACGGCACGACCACGGCGACGGTGCTTGCGCAGTCGATCGTGGGCGAGGGCCTGCGCTACGTGGCTGCGGGCGGCAACCCGATCGCGGTGAAGCGCGGCATCGACCATGCGGTCGAGGCCGTGGTGGCCGAGATCAAGAAGGCCGCCAAGCCGATCAAGGACAAGGAGCAGGTCGAGTTCGTCGCGACGATCGCGGGCAACGACAACGAGATCGGCAAGCACGTCGCCGAGGCGATGGACAAGGTCGGAAAGGACGGCGTCATCACGGTCGAGGAGAGCAAGGGTCGCGACACGAACCTCGAAGTGGTCGAGGGCATGCAGTTCGACCGCGGCTACGTCTCGCCGTACTTCGTCACCGATCCGGAGCGGATGGAGGCGGTGCTCGAGAACCCGCTGATCCTGCTTCACGAGAAGAAGATCTCGAACGCGCAGGAGTTGATCGCCTTCCTCGAAAAGGCCGCGGCCACCCGACGGCCGATCCTGCTGATCGCCGAGGACATCGAGGGCGACGCGCTCGCCACGATCGTGCTCAACAAGATCCGGGGCGTGCTGCAGGTGTGTGCCGTGAAGGCGCCGGGCTTCGGCGATCGCCGCAAGGCCATGCTCGAGGACATCGCCACCCTGACGAACGGCAAGTTCATCAGCGAGGATCTGGGCACGAAGCTCGACAACGTGGCGATCGACATGCTCGGCACGGCGAAGAAGGTGATCGTGACCAAGGAGGAGACGACGATCATCGAGGGCGCCGGTTCGAAGGCGGACGTCATGGGCCGCATCGGCATGATCAAGGCCCAGATCGAGAAGACCGACAGCAACTATGACCGCGAGAAGCTCCAGGAGCGCCTGGCCAAGCTGAGTGGCGGTGTGGCGGTCATCAAGGTCGGCGCGTCGACCGAGACCGAGCTCAAGGAGAAGAAGCACCGGTACGAGGACGCTTTGTCCGCGACCCGTGCGGCTGTCGAAGAGGGGATCGTCCCCGGCGGCGGTGTGACGCTCCTCGCAGCCGCGAAGGCGCTTGGTGCGATGAAGGCGGAAGGCGACGAGGCCACCGGCATCGCCATCGTGCGCCGAGCGCTCGAAGAGCCCCTGCGCCAGATCGCCGAGAACGCGGGCCTCGAGGGCAGCGTGATCGTCGAGAAGGTGAAGGGCGCCAAGCCCGGCTTCGGCCTCAACGCGGCCACCGGCGAGATCGTGGACATGGTGAAGGCCGGCATCGTCGACCCCGCCAAGGTCACGCGCAGCACGATCCAGAACGCGGCGTCGATCGCAGGTCTCGTGCTGACGACCGAAGCGCTGGTCGTCGAGAAGCCCGAGTCCAAGAAGGCCGCGCCGGCCATGCCCGGCGGCGGCGGCATGGACGGCATGGACTTCTAG
- a CDS encoding four helix bundle suffix domain-containing protein yields MSRPLIPKHGGYRDLRAFQCAEAVYDGTVAFCARFLDKRSRTIDQMVQAARSGRQNIAEGSRASGTSKKTELKLVSVARASLDELLLDYEDFLRQRGLTLWGKDHVKAMFIRGLGRQQSPEVRPYERYRTYVETKSAETAANTMICVIHQANYLLDRLLRQLEQAFVDEGGFTEKLYRARFEARDRR; encoded by the coding sequence ATGTCCCGTCCACTCATTCCCAAGCATGGCGGCTACCGGGACCTGAGGGCGTTTCAATGTGCCGAAGCGGTTTACGATGGCACGGTGGCCTTCTGCGCACGGTTCCTGGACAAGCGCTCACGCACGATCGACCAGATGGTTCAGGCGGCGCGGAGCGGCCGTCAGAACATTGCGGAGGGAAGTCGCGCTTCGGGCACGTCCAAGAAGACTGAGTTGAAACTCGTCAGCGTTGCTCGCGCCAGCCTCGACGAGTTGCTCCTGGACTACGAAGACTTCTTGCGTCAACGTGGGTTGACCCTTTGGGGAAAGGACCACGTCAAGGCTATGTTCATTCGGGGTTTGGGTAGACAGCAAAGTCCGGAAGTTCGACCCTACGAGCGCTACCGAACATACGTCGAGACGAAGTCGGCGGAGACTGCGGCCAACACCATGATCTGCGTGATTCATCAGGCCAATTACCTGTTGGACCGTTTGCTCCGGCAGTTGGAGCAAGCCTTCGTGGACGAAGGGGGCTTTACCGAGAAGCTCTACCGGGCGCGCTTCGAGGCTCGCGATCGGCGTTAG
- a CDS encoding PEP-CTERM sorting domain-containing protein codes for MLLVCVSFAAVSQAAFDLWAIDYDSGDLYAFDPGNVVGGVVTNDIVGSTGVTGWACLEYNRSDRFLYGFTTGSTAALYRIDPQNARATQIGALNVGFVFEGSLVFAPDGTAYGTNAGTAQAPSFFTVNLTTGAGTMVSTIGGLAHDVNGTAWRPDGKIAGIDRVTNNLLIYNPANGFISDQLGVTPVLGEVGGMAVLRGQAYLSTSGPGGVFPADNKLYKLNLETGATVEVGTLAALGGTGFSGLAAVPEPATILFLVGGLAGLAARKRR; via the coding sequence GTGCTCCTTGTCTGCGTTAGCTTCGCGGCTGTGTCCCAAGCGGCATTCGACTTGTGGGCGATCGACTACGATTCAGGGGACCTGTACGCGTTCGATCCAGGAAACGTCGTTGGCGGCGTCGTCACGAACGACATCGTCGGGTCGACCGGGGTGACGGGCTGGGCGTGCCTCGAGTACAACCGGAGCGACCGATTCCTGTACGGATTCACGACCGGGAGCACAGCGGCCCTCTACAGGATCGATCCGCAAAACGCTCGGGCGACCCAAATCGGAGCACTGAATGTGGGCTTCGTGTTCGAGGGTTCGCTCGTTTTCGCCCCCGACGGTACGGCCTATGGAACCAATGCCGGCACCGCTCAAGCGCCGAGCTTCTTCACCGTCAACCTGACGACGGGGGCGGGCACGATGGTGAGCACGATCGGCGGCTTGGCCCACGACGTGAACGGGACCGCATGGAGGCCGGACGGCAAGATCGCCGGCATCGATCGGGTCACCAATAACCTCCTGATCTACAACCCCGCCAACGGCTTTATCTCGGACCAGCTTGGCGTGACGCCCGTACTGGGCGAGGTCGGTGGGATGGCCGTGCTCCGAGGCCAGGCCTATCTGTCGACGAGCGGGCCCGGAGGGGTGTTTCCAGCGGACAACAAGTTGTACAAGTTGAATCTCGAGACCGGAGCTACGGTCGAGGTGGGCACGCTCGCGGCGTTGGGCGGTACGGGCTTCAGTGGGTTGGCCGCCGTGCCGGAACCGGCGACGATTCTGTTCCTGGTCGGAGGATTGGCCGGGCTTGCCGCACGGAAGAGGAGGTAG